tggacacttAATAAAGCGCCAGTATCCGCCGCAAGCGGCACTCATGGCGCTACTCTACAAAGGAACAACAAGCAATGAAAGTAGctaacaacaaaaataagaaaatgaaCTTAACAAAAAGCTTCTCTCTATGAAAATGAGAttttaaactgttcttgaatgtgttgagtgaTTTGGAGAGTTTCACAGTGTCCGGGAGGGAGTTCCAAAGCTTTGGTGCTGCGCTCTGAAAACTTCTCTCCCCCCATActtgtttagttgttttttcCTGGAGGAGTTCGAGGGTGCTCAAAAACAAGTCTCttctttattatttttgcaTGTGAAGTATTTATAAAAGAGCTTtgaaatactttttgtttttagggAGACTGTCAATATGTGGCCATatagttggtagagcgttggcatgttaatccagaggtcacagCCTTAAATCTCCCttcagtcaatttttctttgttcatcttACAATTGTCAAGTATTTTGTTATCAGTTTGTAATCAATAATGTTCCTGTTCTCCTTTTGATTTATGTTTATTTGGGTAAAATATTTGATTATTcaaattttttgtcaaactgtgATATACTTGGCCAGATCgaggtttaaagccattggacactttcggtaaacagtattgtccaaggcccacacttcgtgtatcacaacttctatatcacaacttctatatcaaataacaaacctgtgaaaatttgggcttaatcggtcatcggagtcgggagaaaataacgggaaaacccacccttgtatctgtgcgtttcgccgtgtcatgacatgtgtttaaaataaatccgtaattatcgttaacgagaattgatattgttttactgttttctcaaaaagtaaagcatttcatggaataatatttcaagagaagtatttcaccactaccttctgtaaaccctgtaagttatttgtaaatctgtaaacttttttttttttccctgtaccgaaagggtccaatggctttaagcatagGATgtgtcaaaaataatatttgaagataAAACATGAAATAtgtatttgtaattgtaaattttgaaaacttttCAAAACTAGAAACTATACAAAATCAATTTTTAGCCATTATATTCTATAATATGAATCTTTTGCTAATAAATGTTAATAAATGTTAATAAAACAGtaaattctaaatttgattGACGGATAATTTTTTGCCTGTGTACCACGCAATATATTATAAGAATTTCACTCAGAACGGACAACTTATTGATGTGTAAAATTTAGAATTTTCTTTGGAAATATTAagacttctttaaaaaaaaaatgctctgtAGGAAATTATCGTTGACTTATGTACTTCACTTTTAAGACAGATTTTTACGTCATTAAAGGTCAATATACATGGTATTAACCACTTTGTTGTCAAAATATGTTGACTTTTTGTAACTTTTAAATTAGTAAATGGAAGTTTTCCAGAAACTTTGCGCAGCAAATAAACAAAAGCACCGCGTATGACCCTCAATGGAAGTAAACCCACAAATAATTccacgacccccccccccactgctTTGATTTTGAACCCAGCCTTTTAATCGGTGCGTTAAAAAGAAAGTTTGACACAAAACGTTTGTTTGCGCCAGACAGCAAGGACATAACTGATCTGCAACATTGAATACTGACAATAAAGAAAGTTTGCCGAACGACTGTGGGATCGGTTCAGTAAATTCAAATCCAATCGAACGGAACGTAATAATTGGCGGTAAAATTACATTATTGTTGATTTCCCAAGCTTTACAGGTATCACATTGAATACAGTGAAAATAAAGCAAGGTTGAGTAGGGCCATTTTCACTCGGCGAGACACGATACCAAAATCAACCATCATGAAGAAAGTCTGTCTCCTTATTATTGCTCTTACACTACTAACTGAAGGGAGTTTTGGATACCTTCAGAGGGCTGGTCGGAAGAAGAGGGACAGTTGCTTCCCATTGGGTTCGGGGACAACTCCAAATATTGAGAACATTTTTCTTGGAAGATGTTTAGACTTTCAGACCAAGAAGGCGATACCAGATGCTTGTCCACCAAGGTTAGTGTATTTACTTAATAGTTGTTAATCTTTTTAGAGAAAGGGACTCTGTTTGACTTTGACTCAAGACTTCAGACTATACTATTATTTGATCAAAACATTGCACAAACTCTTAAAAAAGACATTGGAGAAATTGTAGTTTTAAATGTTGGAGGAAAAAAACTAACATCTACATCTACACTGGTACTCAGCAAACTCCACTTTTGGATGTAAGGGATGTAAAAGCCGAGGTATGAAGCATAGAGAAAGGTGAAGGGACCACGCAGTCGGGTAGGGAGACCGACACACGATCCACGTGCAAGGCTCCGGtccggccgggaatcgaaccgggctCCATAGAGGTGAAAGGCCCGGGGGAAATCAATAAACCAACCCCCAATAAAGGTAGATGATTAGAAGGAAGCCATTCAGTCTGGCCTGATTAGTTTGGTTATGTTTTGGTGAAGACTGGTAGACGTTGGGTGGTTCGATTTGGGGATAGATTTATCAATTGAGGCATTAGCACAGTTCCTTGGTTGGTAGGACGTACgcgaggagtccaacctgggctctAGATGTTTTCTAGATGTTTGTGCGCGGTTATCGTTCTTGTCAGGTAAGAATACAATTCAGTGTATTTTCAGATAGTTTAGATAAATTGGTGGCGTCTAGCAGAATTTTTTTCATTGTCtgtgtgtttattgaaaacgaaaaaacacacacaaaaaactgcTTCCTTCCTTTTCATAAAATTATTTTCCCCTGCATCTGTTTTAGTCCAGTAAACTGCAACCAGTTATGGGATGACTTCAAAGACGCTATAGCGTACAAGGACCCATGTAAGATTCCCCTTGATGCATACGATACATTCATTCGTGATGTGCCTCATCAACTTCCAAGAGACAAGGTAAACACTTTAATAGTAGTGTcatctatattattattattaactattaTTAGTTTTTATCTTAGGTAATGAAGCCAAGGTGCACTTAATCACTGTAGTTCGCAAGTCAgaggaaacctgtaaagaaGCTAGGCTTGCTATGTGAAACCCTGTTTGTTAGGACCTCATACATTAAAATCATCCTCACTTGTTCTCTTTTTTCTTCACTCAGACCATGTTATGGCCCAGTACAGACAATTACATTGTCCATGCCTATACAGAGACTGCCAATTCTTTCTTAGCTTTggagtcgaacccacaacctcttAATTGCATGGTGACCTACCTTTAAGTTATCCCCTATCGTTCTCTTCTTTCTTCATCCAGACCATGTTTTGGTCAGGTACAGACAACATTGTCCATATACAGCGGCTACCAATACTCTCTTAGCTTTGGGGagttgaacccacaacctcttAATTGCAAGTCCATCAACTGGACCATGGTGACCTGTGCTTATATGAAGCAACTTTTTAATTCTCCCCcatctttttttcttccctCAGACCATGTTTTGGTCCGGCACGGACAACATTGTCCATGCCTATACAGAGGCTACCAATACTTTCTTAGCTTTGGGGagttgaacccacaacctcttAATTGCAAGTCCATCAACTGGACCATGGTGACCTGTGCTTATATGAACCAACCTTTTAATTCTCCCCCATCTTTCTTTCTTCATCCAGACCATGTTTTGGTCCGGTACAGACAACACCATCCATGCTTATACAGCGGCTACCAATACTTTCTTAGCTTTGGGGagttgaacccacaacctcttAATTGCAAGTCCATCAACTGAACCATGGTGACCTGTGCTTATATGAACCAACCTTTTAATTCTCCCCCATCTTTCTTTCTTCATCCAGACCATGTTTTGGTCCGGTACAGACAACACCATCCATGCTTATACAGCGGCTACCAATACTTTCTTAGCTTTGGGGagttgaacccacaacctcttAATTGCAAGTCCATCAACTGGACCATGGTGACCTGTGCTTATATGAACCAACCTTTTAATTCTCCCCCATCTTTCATTCTTCATCCAGACCATGTTTTGGTCCGGTACAGACAACATTGTCCATGCCTATACAGAGGCTACCAATACTCTCTTGACTCTGGAGGATACCATGCTTGGATATATGGCCAATGGTCTTCAGTGGTGCAGCTCGACGGATAAGAGATCTACTGGGTTGAACTTTGACGAGTGTCCCAATTGGTGGGAAGAGGGATGTCAAGTAGCTTCAACTGCGTTTTACTCCGGCACATCAGATGCGGTAAGAAACACTTTGTTgattaatattttgttgataAAATGAGTATTTTGCACAAGGTCCAATCTTAGTAATTGTAAATgagcacagccacaatcatgtgtacacatttttgggGGGTCCAGTTTAAGGACAACAGTTAAGTGTATGCATTACCAAATCTATTCATTAGAGTGCGACTCCTCAAGTATTTTTCTTAGATTTTGGTATTAAAATTATCTTCTTCAAATCAACTGAAAGTGGCCTTTCGATTCTTCAAAAATACCCATtttcaactttttattttatgttgaggCTGCACCCTTCATTAGGTTAATAACCCAAGTATTCAACCACAAACCCATTTTCAAAAGTTAACCCAACCTCTCCAAACAAAATGCAATCACAATAACACCTTCCACTTTttcccaaaataaaaaaccatgGGCCATTAATTTAGTACTAAGTTCTTAAATAATAAACTGCAATCAGACCATTTCCCAGTAAATGTTTAAGCTCTGTCAGCCAACCATAAACTATAAAACTTGAATAACAATAAACTGAGCATTGAATCAAAACCAAGCCCcagaaacactttttgtaaGCATCACAGAAAATCTCTTTGAATATTATTTGCCCACCCAGTCATTGTCTAAATTTCTTTTAAAGCGTGTCCTTTCGTTCTTTCCCCAAGTACTCTTAACTGTTATATCATGGCAGACTTTTGTTTATCCAATGTTTTTGAAACCTCAGGGAAACCAGTGACCTTCAAGGcccttttattttgtattcttgaGGCCCAGGTTTTTCATTGTGGCgtgtttatttcctttttttcagaTCGCAAGGCAAGCTACTGGAGTGATTACTGTTATGCTTGATGGGTCCCGAACGGATGGAGCCTTCCGGAACGACAGGTACTTTACAAAGATTTACTTCAATTTAAGCTGAAAaacaccttttgaaaaaaaatttgtgTCATGTGTTTGGTTGTTAGGTTgtgttcatttaaaaaaaaaaaacagtctgttCTTTTCTCATCAGCTTAGTTTATCTTTTTTACTTTGAAAGAAAATCTGTTTCAGTTAAAGCTCATagaaaaacaccttttaaaaaaattgtattttcatgtgtttttgtttgttactttgtgttCAATTTAAAAAGTCAATCTTCATCCTTTTCAATTTTCAACTTTCAATGAAAATTTGTATTTCTGGTCCCCACTGAAGAAGTCTGGTTTGGGACATTTACTCCCTGTGTTTGATCAACGAAGAGTGTTACTGCATTTAGATGAAACTTagcttctttttaaaaagtaaatccAGTTTTAATTTTGGGTAGAACAAAGTTTGTAAAAAGGCACATCTTTTTGTTGCTTctcaggttgtattgtaaacatGTGTGTGATTTTGTGTTATACGACAGTTACAGGTTGAGTGGCTACTGATAAACAAAATAGTACAAGTTGGTTTAATTGTTAGAACGCAGGAAGTTCATTCCACTCTTGGTTCATCTAGAGGTCAAACTTTGAAAATCCTGCCctaatcaattttttttcaacccaATTTACCAAGTTGGTTTCACTTTTGGTTTAATGAAAAGAACCAGAACAAACCATGAGATAAAATTATGCAactcttttgttttgaaaatatatTATGACTCCTTTCTTTTGAAGTCTgtttataaatgatttttttcttcttgatgCAGTTACTTTAATCTTCATGAGTTCCCAAACTTAGTCCCCAGTCAGGTGTCGCGAGCTGATGTGATTATTGTCAAGCCATTCGACAAGCCACTattgtaagtttttttaaacttttcaaatctttttaaaaattctATCAGAAGTTCTTTTGTTGAGTCAcaagaaattgtttttgttaacaaaagtaGATACTATTTCTACTTATGTCTCTtttctggttttgttttgcccttggaaaaatcagaaaaattgttgttaaaagTCTATAGCCCACACC
The sequence above is a segment of the Asterias amurensis chromosome 12, ASM3211899v1 genome. Coding sequences within it:
- the LOC139945328 gene encoding ADP-ribosyl cyclase/cyclic ADP-ribose hydrolase-like → MKKVCLLIIALTLLTEGSFGYLQRAGRKKRDSCFPLGSGTTPNIENIFLGRCLDFQTKKAIPDACPPSPVNCNQLWDDFKDAIAYKDPCKIPLDAYDTFIRDVPHQLPRDKTMFWSGTDNIVHAYTEATNTLLTLEDTMLGYMANGLQWCSSTDKRSTGLNFDECPNWWEEGCQVASTAFYSGTSDAIARQATGVITVMLDGSRTDGAFRNDSYFNLHEFPNLVPSQVSRADVIIVKPFDKPLFETCGVGSVAYLESLFKAKGIQFTCTDEDNRAFHIQCSHDPTNELCERMQPSNSGNLIGPHHLVAHLLAAVVMVMYWI